The genome window GATGTTGCCCCACAGGTCCCAGCTGCCGCGTGCCGTGCGCCCGGAGGATTGCCGGAACACCCGGCCGATGAGCAGCGCCCGCTCCTGCGTGCCGCAGCCGCGATAGGCCTGGATCACCAGGCCGCGCCGGGCCCGGGCACGGCGGGCCGGGCGGCCGAGCAGGTAGAGGGCCTCGCGCAGGGCGCGCATGAGTTTCGACAGGAACATTGCGCGGTCGGGCTCCCCTCGCATTTCGGTGACGCGGGAAGGGAAAGTCGGCCCCGCCCGCGCGGGCCCCGCCGGGGCCGGTACCCCGTTTGGGTCATCGCGCCCGGCATTTCAAGCTCGGAAGCCGACGCGGGGAGCGCGCGGGCCGGGCCGGAAGGCCGGTGGCCGACCCGGCCGGGCGCCGCGCCAGCCGCTGTCCGGGCACGACGTCCAGCTCGTCCCGGAAGCGCCTCGCGCAGGGTTTTCGCGCCGGGAAGACGGATTGCGCCGTCAGGCCGAAGGGGGGAGCCCCGCGCGCATCAGCTGGCCGAAGCCGGCCGCGGCGCTGGTGTCCAGCCCCGCCAGCCGGGCCATGTGCCAGGCCAGGGCCTGGTTCGAGCTGATCACCGGCACGCCCAGCGCGGCTTCCGCCGCGGCGATGATGTCGATGGTGCGCAGGTTCGTGCAGGAGAGGAAGACCGCGTCGCAAGGTGCCTGCCGCCCGGTGGCGATGGCCGCTTCCAGGATGGAGGCGGGGTGGATGCGGGCCACTTTCGCCTCCTCCGCCTCCTCGAAGGAGCCGAAGCCGCCGATGGCCAGCCCGTGGTCCTCCAGCGCGCCGCGCATCGCCGCCGACACCTCGGCGACATAGGGGGTGACGAAGCCCAGGCGGCGCACGCCCAGCGCGTCGCAGGCCGTCATCACCGCGCTGATCGGGTTGGTGACCTGGCGCGCCGTGCTGGCCCCGCGCACCAGTTCGGCCACCCGCGCCGGCCCGATCACCGTGGCGCCGGAGGTGCAGCCATAGCCGACCACGTCGAAGGCGATCGAGGGGGGCAGCAGGGCGGCGGCGGCCGGCAGGTGGGCCTCCATCTGCGCCAGGGTCTCCGCGCTCACCTCCGCCGCGCTGGGGATGCGGCTGGCGTAGAGCGCGGTGCCCTCGGCCGGGATGAGGCGCCGGAATTCGGGTTCGATGGTCTCGTCGGATTGCAGGACGACGAGGCCGAGGCAGGCCCGGTGCCCGATGGGCGCGTCGAGGCGGTAGGGCAGGGCGGGCATGGGCTACTCCAGTTCGGGCAGGGCGCGCGGCGCGCGGGGCGAGAGAAGCTCGGCCGCTCCCTCGCGGATGACGATGTTCTCCTCATGCACCAGCATGCGCCCGGGGCCGATCTCCAGCGCCGGCTCCAGGGTGAGCACCATGCCGGGCACCAGCGGCGTGCGGTCCGTCGCGGTGAGCGAGGGCCATTCGGTGAGGCGCATGCCCAGCCCGTGGCCCAGCCGGCCCCCGGCGCCCAGGTCTCCGGCCGCCGCGATCACCGCCTGCATGGCGTCGTGCAGGTCGGCCGCGGTGGCGCCGGGGCGGGCAGCGGCGCGGCCGGCCTCGGTGGCCTCGAAGAGCACGTCCTGAGCCGTCACGGTGTCCGCCGCCGGCGGGCCGAGGGAGAAGTTCCGGTCATAGTCGCAGAAATAGCCGTCGAACACAGCCCCCGTGTCGAGCATGAGCACGTCGCCGCGCGCCAGCGGGCGCTCGTCCGCGGGTGAGATGACATCGCCGTAGCCGCCCGGCCCCGCGCCGCCGGCGAGATAGGGCACCCAGTCCGCGCCCTCCTCCAGCAACAGCATCTGGAAGCGGCGGAACACCTCGGCGAGCGGCGTGCCGGCCCGTGCGATCTCTGGCACGCGGGCGAAGGCCCGCCCGGCGATGGCGCAGGCGGTGGCGATGCGGGCGATCTCCGCCTCCGATTTCACCTGCTGCAGGCTGTGCAGCACCGCTGTCGCGTCGCGGAAGCGGGCGTCCGGCAGGGCGGAGCGCAAGCGGGCATAGTCCGCGAGCGGCATGCGCAGCACGGTCTCCGCGCCCATCGGCAGGCCGATGTGGCCGCGCGGCCCGGCCAGGGCGCCCAGCGTGTCGGCAAGCAGGCTCACCCCGTCATCCTCCGGCGCGGGGGAGGCCCAGGTGCGGATGTCGCGGATCCAAGTCCGGCGCATCAGCGCCTCGCCGATCGACGGGATCACCGCGACCGGCGCGCCGCCGGCCGGCACCACGAGGAACCACGGCCGGGTCGGGCTTTCCCAGAACCGGGTGAGGAAGCCGGTGAAATAGCGGATGTCCGGCTCGGATGTGAGCAGCAGGGCGTCCAGCCCGGCCAGGGCCATGGCCGACTGGGCCCGCGCGGTGCGGACGGCATAGTCCTCGGGGGAAAAACCACGGCTGGGCATCTCGGGCCTCGGGGGTTCGGGGTGGCTCGGTGAGGGCGGAGGCCGCCGGGATCATGATGAGAGCTCGCGAACCCGGTGGGCACTGGCGCACGGGGCGGCAGGCGGGGCAGACGGCCACGCTGCGGACAATCCAGAGTGACATCAGGCGAAAGCACATTGGGTCTCGACATGTTCGGCAAGGAGTGAGGCCGTCATCGGACGGAAGGGACGGAAGGGACGGAAGGGACGGAAGGGACGGAAGGGACGGAAGGGACGGAAGGGACGGAAGGGACGGAAGGGACGGAAGGGACGGAAGGGACGGAAGGGACGGAGTGGGCGTGGGCGTGGGCGGGGCGCCGGCCGGGAAGCAGGCGGCAGACAGGCGGCAGACAGGCGGCAGGCGGGGGCGGCGCGGTCAGTCCGGGGCGGCGAAGCTCTCGGCGGAGGCGCGGCGCCAGCGGTTGGCGTAGTTCGGGTCCTGGCAGGTGCCGGCGATGAGCGAGCCCGCGGGGATGCGGGGGTAGGCGACATCGCCGGTCACCGTCTCGCCGTTCTTCTGGCGGATGTTGAAGTGGCGCGGGCTGAACTCCGCCGGGGCGGACAGGCCGGCGGCGCCGACCATGTCGGCCACGGCGCGCAGGGTGTTGCGGTGGAAGGTGGCGACGCGGGTCGACTTGTCGGGCACGTCGAGGGCGCGCTGGCGCAGCGGGTCCTGGGTGGCGACGCCGCTGGGGCAGCGGTTGGTGTGGCAGGCCTGGCCCTGGATGCAGCCGATGGAGAACATGAAACCGCGGGCCGAGTTGCACCAGTCCGCCCCCAGCGCGCAGGTGCGGGCGATGTCGAAGGCGGTGACGAGCTTGCCCGCCGCGCCGATGCGCACCCGGTCGCGCAGGCCGGCGCCGCGCAGGGTATTGTCCACGAAGGTGAGGCCCTCGACCAGCGGCATGCCGATGTGGTTGGTGAATTCCAGCGGGGCGGCGCCGGTGCCGCCCTCCTTGCCGTCGACCACGATGAAGTCCGGCACGATGCCGGTTTCGACCATGGCCTTGACCGCGCACATGAATTCCCGCCGGTGGCCGATGCACAGCTTGAAGCCGACGGGCTTGCCGCCCGAGAGCCGGCGCAGCTCGCCCAGGAATTCGACGAACTCCCGCGGGGTGGAGAAGGCGGAGTGCCCGGCGGGGGAGACGCAGTCCTCGCCCATCGGGATGCCGCGGGCCTCGGCGATCTCCGGGGTGATCTTGGCGGCGGGCAGCACGCCGCCATGGCCGGGCTTCGCGCCCTGGGAGAGCTTCACCTCGACCATCTTCACCTGGGGGTCCTGCGCCTGGCGGGCGAAGGCCTCCGCGTCGAAGCTGCCGTCGGGGGCGCGGCAGCCGAAATAGCCGGTGCCGATCTCGTAGATCAGGTCTCCCTTGCCGGCGCGGTGGTAGCGCGAGATGCCGCCCTCGCCGGTGTCCTGCGCGAAGCCGCCCAGCCGGGCGCCGGTGTTCAGCGCCAGGATGGCGTTGGCGCTGAGCGCGCCGAAGCTCATGGCGGAGATGTTGTAGAGCGAGGCGTCATAGGGCTGCGTGCAGTCCGGCCCGCCGATTCGGACCCGGAAGTCCCAGTCCTCGACATGGGAGGGGACCATGGAATGGGTGAGCCAGGAGAAGCCGGCGTCATACACATGCTTTCGGGTGCCGAAGGGGCGCTTGTCCTCCTCGCCCTTGGCGCGCTGGTAGACGAGCGAGCGGACCTCGCGGCTGAACGGCTCCTCGTCATGGTCGCTCTCGATGAGGTACTGGCGCAGCTCGGGGCGGATGCTCTCGAAGATCCAGCGGATATGGCCGATGACCGGGTAGTTGCGCAGCACCGAGTGGCGCGGCTGGATCAGGTCATGGATCCCGACCAGGCTGAGCACGAGGCACAGGAGCGCGATGATGGCGAAGCCGTCCCAGACCGGGATGAGCGCAAGCGTGAGAAGCGTGGCGAGACACAGTGCCACAAAGGCCGAGTAGCGGTGCATCGGAATAGGGTCCTTCCGGTCAGTTGGTGCGATCATGGCGCATGCGTGCAGGCGATGCTACCCGCACAGTCGTGAAGGCAAGGTGTCTGCCGGGCGCCCGGCCGGGGGGGCGGGACACGTCCCTCGGGGGCATCGAGCCCCCTCGGGCCGTGCGCGGCTGCCCCGCCCGGCGCGCGGGGCGGGACAGGGTGCGCCGGCCGCGCGCGCCTCTGCTCGCGCCGGAGGCAGGTGACGGCCGTGACGCCGATGGCCCGGGCGGTTCCCGGGGCCGGCCGGTGCCCGGACGCCTGACCGCGCGCGAGACGTGGCGCGACGGGTCATGGCGCGAATCGGGCCGGCGCGGCGTGGAGGCGTGGGCGCAGCGTGCGAACCGGGCTTGGGGCCGTTGCTGCGGCGTCCGGGGTTTGGGCGGAGTGTGGGCGTGGCCTGCCGGGCCAGGGCGCGTGGATGCAGCGTGCGAACCAGGCGTGGGGCCGTTGCTCCGGCGTCCGGGGTTTGGGCGGCGTGTGGGCTTGGCCTGCCAGGCCGGGGCGCGTGGGGGCAAGCGGCGCAGGCCGGGCGTGCGGGTGTGGCGCGGCGTGGCGCGCGGGTGTGGACGTGGATGGGGCGTCCGGATGTGGGCGGGGCATGGCGCGCGGGCGCGCGGGTGTGGATATGGATGGAGCGTCCGGGTTCGGGCGTGGCGGCGCGGGCGTGCGGATGCGGCTCCGCCCCGGGGAGGGTCAGCCCGTGGAGCGCGGCGCCGGCCAGTCGCGGGCGAGGGCCTCGATGGCGGCCACGCGGTCGGGGACCGGGGGGTGGCTTGCCAGCCATGCCACCACGCCGGGGCCGCGGCGGCCCGTGCTTTCGTCGAGCTTGCGCAGCAGGGCGACCTGCGGGGCGTGGCCGAGGCCGATGCGGTGCATGAGCGCGGCGCCATAGGCATCGGCCTCGAACTCGTCGCGGCGCGACAGGCGCGCGGCGAGTAGCGAGGCCAGCAGGGCCGCGGCCCGGGTGGCGATGATCGGGCCGATGAACGGGATGAACCGGCCGATCACCAGCCCGAGGATCAGGCGCACCGCGTTCTGGCCCAGGAAGTCCAGCCGGCGGCGCGGGGCATGGCCCAGGGCGAGGTGGCCGATCTCGTGGGCGATCACCGAGGCGACCTCGGCCGAGGCGATCTCGCCCTCCCGGTAGCGCCGGATCAGGCCGCTGGTCACGTAGACCCGGCCGTCGGGGCTGGCGAGCCCGTTGATGGCGGAGTGATCGTAGACGCGCACCTCCACCGGGCCGGTGCCCAGCGTCTCGGCCATGCAGGCGACATGGGCGGAGAGCACCGGGTCCGACAGCGGGGTGGACTTGCGCAGCAGCGTGCGCCGGGTGTGCCAGGAGGAGCCCTGCCACCAGATCCAGGCCATCGCGAGGGCCAGCAGGACGGGAAGGAAACGCAGCATCCGGGGGAAAGTCTCCTCGCTGGAAGGCGGGGGGCGGAGGTGCCCGATCAGGCGGCAAGCGGGGTTCGCGCGGTCAGCCCCCGGCGGTCAGCGGCTCAGTTCCTTCATGCCGGCCTCCAGGCCGGAGAGGGTCATCGGAAACATCCGGCCGGCGAAGATCTCGCGGATCATCCCGATGGACTGGGTGTAGCCCCAGAGCCGCTCCGGCACCGGGTTCACCCAGATCGAGGCGGGCCAGGCCTCCCGCGCGCGGGTGAGCCAGACGCGACCGGCCTCCTCGTTCCAGTGCTCGGAGGCGCCGCCCTTCACCGCGATCTCGTAGGGGCTCATGGAGGCGTCGCCCACGAAGACGCACCTGTAGTCCTTCGGGAAGCGGCGCAGCAGGTCCAGCGTGGCGGTCTGCTCGGTCCAGCGGCGGCGGTTGTCCTTCCACACGCCCTCGTAGAGGCAGTTGTGGAAATAGTAGTGCTCGAAATGGCTGAAGGCGCTGCGGGCGGCGGAGAACAGCTCCTCCACCACCTTCACATGCGGGTCCATCGAGCCGCCGGCGTCAAGGAACAGCAGCACCTTCACCGCGTTGCGCCGCTCCGGGCGGGTGCGCACGTCCAGCCAGCCCTGCCGGGCGGTGGAGGTGATGGTGCCGTCGAGGTCCAGCTCCTCATGGGCGCTGTCGCGGGCCCAGCGGCGCAGGCGCTTCAGGGCCACCTTGATGTTGCGGGTGCCCAGCTCCACCGTGTCGTCGAGGTTGCGGAATTCGCGCCGGTCCCAGACCTTCACGGCGCGCTGGTGGCGGCTCTCGTCCTGGCCGATGCGCACGCCCTCGGGGTTGTAGCCATGCGCGCCGAAGGGCGAGGTGCCGCCGGTGCCCACCCACTTGTTGCCGCCCTGGTGGCGCTCCGTCTGCTCCGCGAGGCGCCGGCGCAGGGTGTCCATGAGTGCATCGAACCCGCCCAGCCCGGCGATCTCAGCCTTCTCCTCCTCGGTGAGGTGCTTCTCCACCAGCTTGCGCAGCCAGTCCTCGGGGATGGCGTGGCCGGAGATCAGGTCCTCGGCGGTGATCGCCTCCAGGCCGCGGAAGGCCTCGGCGAAGGCGCGATCGAACCGGTCGATGTGGCGCTCGTCCTTCACCAGGATGGCGCGGGAGAGGTGGTAGAACCCCTCCACGT of Paroceanicella profunda contains these proteins:
- a CDS encoding maleate cis-trans isomerase family protein — its product is MPALPYRLDAPIGHRACLGLVVLQSDETIEPEFRRLIPAEGTALYASRIPSAAEVSAETLAQMEAHLPAAAALLPPSIAFDVVGYGCTSGATVIGPARVAELVRGASTARQVTNPISAVMTACDALGVRRLGFVTPYVAEVSAAMRGALEDHGLAIGGFGSFEEAEEAKVARIHPASILEAAIATGRQAPCDAVFLSCTNLRTIDIIAAAEAALGVPVISSNQALAWHMARLAGLDTSAAAGFGQLMRAGLPPSA
- a CDS encoding M24 family metallopeptidase; amino-acid sequence: MPSRGFSPEDYAVRTARAQSAMALAGLDALLLTSEPDIRYFTGFLTRFWESPTRPWFLVVPAGGAPVAVIPSIGEALMRRTWIRDIRTWASPAPEDDGVSLLADTLGALAGPRGHIGLPMGAETVLRMPLADYARLRSALPDARFRDATAVLHSLQQVKSEAEIARIATACAIAGRAFARVPEIARAGTPLAEVFRRFQMLLLEEGADWVPYLAGGAGPGGYGDVISPADERPLARGDVLMLDTGAVFDGYFCDYDRNFSLGPPAADTVTAQDVLFEATEAGRAAARPGATAADLHDAMQAVIAAAGDLGAGGRLGHGLGMRLTEWPSLTATDRTPLVPGMVLTLEPALEIGPGRMLVHEENIVIREGAAELLSPRAPRALPELE
- a CDS encoding FMN-binding glutamate synthase family protein, whose product is MHRYSAFVALCLATLLTLALIPVWDGFAIIALLCLVLSLVGIHDLIQPRHSVLRNYPVIGHIRWIFESIRPELRQYLIESDHDEEPFSREVRSLVYQRAKGEEDKRPFGTRKHVYDAGFSWLTHSMVPSHVEDWDFRVRIGGPDCTQPYDASLYNISAMSFGALSANAILALNTGARLGGFAQDTGEGGISRYHRAGKGDLIYEIGTGYFGCRAPDGSFDAEAFARQAQDPQVKMVEVKLSQGAKPGHGGVLPAAKITPEIAEARGIPMGEDCVSPAGHSAFSTPREFVEFLGELRRLSGGKPVGFKLCIGHRREFMCAVKAMVETGIVPDFIVVDGKEGGTGAAPLEFTNHIGMPLVEGLTFVDNTLRGAGLRDRVRIGAAGKLVTAFDIARTCALGADWCNSARGFMFSIGCIQGQACHTNRCPSGVATQDPLRQRALDVPDKSTRVATFHRNTLRAVADMVGAAGLSAPAEFSPRHFNIRQKNGETVTGDVAYPRIPAGSLIAGTCQDPNYANRWRRASAESFAAPD
- a CDS encoding M48 family metallopeptidase, giving the protein MLRFLPVLLALAMAWIWWQGSSWHTRRTLLRKSTPLSDPVLSAHVACMAETLGTGPVEVRVYDHSAINGLASPDGRVYVTSGLIRRYREGEIASAEVASVIAHEIGHLALGHAPRRRLDFLGQNAVRLILGLVIGRFIPFIGPIIATRAAALLASLLAARLSRRDEFEADAYGAALMHRIGLGHAPQVALLRKLDESTGRRGPGVVAWLASHPPVPDRVAAIEALARDWPAPRSTG
- a CDS encoding vWA domain-containing protein gives rise to the protein MFIPFFLALREVRVPVSLREFLALLEAMQAEVVMYDVEGFYHLSRAILVKDERHIDRFDRAFAEAFRGLEAITAEDLISGHAIPEDWLRKLVEKHLTEEEKAEIAGLGGFDALMDTLRRRLAEQTERHQGGNKWVGTGGTSPFGAHGYNPEGVRIGQDESRHQRAVKVWDRREFRNLDDTVELGTRNIKVALKRLRRWARDSAHEELDLDGTITSTARQGWLDVRTRPERRNAVKVLLFLDAGGSMDPHVKVVEELFSAARSAFSHFEHYYFHNCLYEGVWKDNRRRWTEQTATLDLLRRFPKDYRCVFVGDASMSPYEIAVKGGASEHWNEEAGRVWLTRAREAWPASIWVNPVPERLWGYTQSIGMIREIFAGRMFPMTLSGLEAGMKELSR